A window of the Enterobacteriaceae bacterium 4M9 genome harbors these coding sequences:
- a CDS encoding ABC transporter ATP-binding protein, producing the protein MIAASRASGEMGGGQEDVMVLLEQPDIAHLTMRWLDTLCGGQKQLVGLVQSLIRRPSLLLPDEPPSVLDLNYRLHVMALVEQETRRRNIVTVMVVHDLNIALHHVQYVLMLKQGRLVASGAPGVVITPENLAEVDGLRGRIERCSQDTAQILIDGLVHKPAG; encoded by the coding sequence GTGATTGCTGCCAGTCGCGCCTCGGGGGAGATGGGCGGCGGGCAGGAAGACGTCATGGTGTTGCTGGAGCAGCCAGATATTGCGCACCTTACCATGCGCTGGCTGGATACGCTCTGCGGCGGCCAGAAACAGCTGGTTGGACTGGTGCAGTCGTTGATTCGCCGCCCGTCGCTGTTGCTGCCCGACGAACCGCCGAGCGTACTCGATCTTAACTACCGGTTACACGTAATGGCGCTGGTAGAGCAGGAAACCCGGCGGCGTAATATCGTCACGGTGATGGTGGTCCATGATTTGAATATTGCGCTGCACCACGTGCAGTACGTCCTGATGTTAAAACAAGGGCGGCTGGTGGCAAGCGGCGCACCCGGTGTGGTTATCACGCCCGAGAACCTTGCAGAGGTTGACGGGCTACGAGGCCGCATTGAGCGCTGTTCACAAGATACGGCGCAAATCCTGATTGACGGACTGGTGCATAAACCAGCCGGTTAA
- the cirA gene encoding catecholate siderophore receptor CirA, whose product MFRFNPVVQGGLCLSALSLSLPAIAAENDTERRKEDIMVVTASAVEQNLKDAPASISVITAEDIQRRPVQNLKDILKEVPGIQLTNEGDNRQGVSIRGLDSGYTLILVDGKRVSSRNALFRHNDFDLGWIPTDAIERIEVVRGPMSSLYGSDALGGVVNIITRKVGRAWHGTLSLDSTIQEHRDRGDSYNGNFFVTGPLIDDVLGVKVYGGLSKREKDAQQASETSTTGETPRIEGMTARNGNVEFALTPAENQDINLTYGFDRQDRESDSLDKNRMDRQNYSLSHNGRWDFGTTELRFYGDKTDNRNPGNASAITSRNNTVDGKVALPLSELNQMLTFGGEWRNDRLSDAVNITGGDSSKTSANQYALFLEDEWRIFDPLALTAGLRMDDHETYGDHWSPRAYLVYNATDTLTVKGGWATAFKAPSLLQLSPDWQSNSCRGACKIVGSPDLNPETSESFEVGLYYAGEEGWLDGVTASVTTYQNNIDDMINISRTSNAALAPTYPNFVGIVDGKPVFRYYNVDKARIRGVETELKVPFDEQWKLTLNYTYTDGRNLSNGVNRPLSEMPFHTAHATVDWLATDDWSFYVQADYTGQQRTETSGNPTPGGYTVWNAGAAWQATQALKLRAGVLNIGDKDLDRDDYSYNEDGRRYFIAADYRF is encoded by the coding sequence ATGTTTAGGTTTAATCCTGTGGTCCAGGGAGGGCTGTGCCTGTCCGCGCTGTCCCTGAGCCTGCCTGCGATTGCGGCAGAAAACGATACTGAACGTCGCAAAGAAGACATCATGGTCGTGACGGCCTCCGCGGTTGAACAGAACCTGAAAGATGCACCTGCCAGCATTAGCGTTATCACCGCCGAAGATATCCAGCGCCGTCCGGTGCAGAACCTCAAAGATATCCTCAAAGAAGTTCCCGGTATCCAGCTGACCAACGAAGGCGACAACCGCCAGGGCGTGAGCATTCGCGGCCTCGACAGCGGTTACACCCTGATTCTGGTTGACGGCAAGCGCGTTAGCTCGCGCAACGCCCTGTTCCGTCATAACGATTTCGACCTGGGTTGGATCCCAACCGATGCCATTGAGCGCATCGAAGTGGTGCGCGGGCCGATGTCCTCACTGTATGGCTCCGACGCGCTCGGCGGCGTGGTGAATATAATCACCCGTAAAGTCGGGCGTGCCTGGCACGGTACGCTGAGCCTTGACAGCACAATCCAGGAACATCGCGACCGTGGCGACAGCTATAACGGCAACTTCTTTGTCACCGGCCCGCTGATTGACGATGTGCTGGGCGTGAAGGTCTATGGTGGGCTCAGCAAGCGTGAGAAAGATGCCCAGCAGGCATCCGAAACCAGCACCACGGGTGAAACACCGCGTATTGAAGGCATGACCGCGCGCAACGGCAACGTTGAATTTGCGCTCACGCCTGCGGAAAATCAGGATATCAACCTGACGTATGGTTTTGACCGCCAGGACAGGGAGTCTGACTCGCTTGATAAAAACCGCATGGACCGCCAGAACTACTCGCTGTCACACAATGGCCGCTGGGATTTTGGCACCACTGAGCTGCGCTTCTATGGCGATAAAACGGATAACCGCAATCCGGGCAATGCCTCTGCCATTACCTCGCGCAATAACACTGTTGATGGCAAAGTGGCGCTGCCGCTGAGCGAATTAAACCAGATGCTGACCTTCGGTGGAGAATGGCGTAACGACAGGTTGAGCGACGCGGTGAACATCACCGGCGGCGACAGCAGCAAAACCTCGGCCAACCAGTATGCGCTGTTTCTGGAAGACGAGTGGCGCATCTTTGACCCGTTAGCCCTCACCGCCGGGTTGCGCATGGACGACCACGAAACCTACGGCGACCACTGGAGTCCGCGTGCCTATCTGGTATACAACGCCACTGACACGCTGACGGTAAAAGGCGGCTGGGCAACAGCGTTTAAGGCGCCGTCGCTGCTGCAACTGAGCCCCGACTGGCAGAGCAACTCCTGTCGCGGTGCCTGTAAAATTGTCGGTAGCCCGGATCTGAACCCGGAAACCAGCGAGAGCTTTGAAGTGGGCCTGTACTATGCGGGCGAAGAGGGCTGGCTGGATGGTGTAACGGCAAGCGTTACCACCTACCAGAACAATATTGATGACATGATTAACATCAGCCGTACCTCTAACGCCGCGCTGGCGCCGACGTATCCGAACTTTGTCGGGATTGTCGATGGTAAGCCGGTGTTCCGTTACTACAACGTGGATAAGGCGCGCATCCGTGGCGTGGAAACTGAACTGAAGGTGCCGTTTGACGAGCAGTGGAAGCTGACGCTTAACTACACCTATACCGACGGACGCAACCTGAGCAACGGCGTCAACCGCCCGCTCTCAGAAATGCCATTCCACACCGCGCACGCCACGGTAGACTGGCTGGCAACCGACGACTGGTCGTTCTACGTGCAGGCAGACTACACCGGCCAGCAGCGCACCGAAACCAGTGGCAACCCGACACCGGGCGGCTATACGGTCTGGAACGCCGGTGCGGCCTGGCAGGCCACGCAGGCGCTGAAGCTGCGCGCGGGTGTGCTGAACATTGGGGATAAAGACCTCGACCGCGACGACTACAGCTATAACGAAGATGGTCGCCGCTACTTTATTGCTGCCGACTATCGCTTCTGA
- a CDS encoding EamA family transporter — MGQTKKGILYVLLAAVLWGSSGVAAQYILQNSHVSAQWLTMVRLLFSGLILLTLSFMQGERVFRIFATRKDIPSLLLFTFFGALLVQLTFLMAIQESNAATATVLQFLSPSIIVAWFALVQKKRTGMFVFAAIFTSLAGTFLLVTHGNPTSLSISGAALFWGIASAFSAAFYTTYSSGLIARYGTLPVVGWSMLLGGLMLTPFYGTQRIDMVNDASVLFAFFYLIVVGTAITFSLYLKGAQVIGGPRASILSCAEPLSSALLSLLLLGVTFTLPDWLGTLLIVSSVMLIALDSRRRQGNVAPRDGGAGETT; from the coding sequence ATGGGGCAGACCAAAAAAGGCATTTTGTATGTGCTGCTGGCGGCAGTGCTGTGGGGCAGTTCAGGCGTGGCGGCGCAATACATTCTGCAAAACAGCCACGTTTCGGCGCAGTGGCTGACAATGGTACGTCTGCTGTTCTCCGGCCTGATTTTGCTGACGCTGTCATTTATGCAGGGCGAGCGCGTGTTTCGTATTTTTGCCACGCGTAAAGATATTCCCAGCCTGCTGCTGTTTACCTTTTTTGGTGCGCTGCTGGTGCAGTTGACTTTTTTGATGGCAATTCAGGAGTCTAACGCCGCCACCGCCACGGTGCTGCAATTCCTCTCGCCGTCGATTATCGTTGCCTGGTTTGCGCTGGTGCAGAAAAAGCGCACCGGGATGTTCGTCTTCGCGGCAATTTTTACCTCGCTGGCGGGTACCTTTTTACTGGTCACGCACGGTAATCCAACCTCGCTCAGTATCTCCGGCGCTGCGCTGTTCTGGGGCATTGCCTCGGCCTTTTCTGCGGCCTTTTACACAACGTATTCCTCAGGGCTGATTGCCCGCTACGGTACGCTGCCGGTGGTGGGCTGGAGCATGTTGCTCGGCGGGCTGATGCTAACTCCGTTTTATGGCACACAGCGCATCGATATGGTGAATGACGCCAGCGTGTTGTTCGCCTTCTTTTATCTGATTGTGGTGGGCACGGCGATAACCTTCAGCCTGTACCTGAAAGGCGCGCAGGTGATTGGCGGGCCGCGTGCCAGCATTCTGAGTTGTGCAGAGCCGCTGAGTAGCGCGCTGCTGTCGCTACTGCTGCTCGGCGTGACCTTCACGCTGCCGGACTGGCTCGGCACGCTGTTGATTGTGTCGTCGGTCATGCTGATTGCACTGGACTCGCGCCGCAGGCAGGGAAACGTCGCCCCGCGCGATGGCGGGGCAGGGGAAACTACTTAA
- the fghA gene encoding S-formylglutathione hydrolase — protein MEKIEEHRCFGGLQQRWRHNSTVLGCPMTFSIFLPPAHEENAPPVLWWLSGLTCNDENFTTKAGAQRMAAELGIALVMPDTSPRGEDVANDAAYDLGQGAGFYLNASAQPWAAHYRMYDYLRDELPALVAEHFPLGEKTAICGHSMGGHGALLMALKNPGRFCSVSAFAPIVNPSRVPWGEKAFSAYLGDDKETWKAWDSCELLLSAPQNARLPMLIDQGDADNFLAEQLQPARFAEAARSRDWPLELRIQHGYDHSYYFIASFIEDHLRFHAGYLFK, from the coding sequence ATGGAGAAGATTGAAGAACACCGCTGCTTTGGCGGTTTGCAGCAGCGCTGGCGCCACAACTCAACGGTGCTGGGCTGCCCCATGACGTTCAGCATTTTCCTGCCGCCTGCCCATGAAGAAAACGCTCCACCGGTGCTGTGGTGGCTCTCAGGCCTGACCTGTAATGATGAAAACTTCACCACCAAAGCTGGCGCACAGCGCATGGCAGCGGAGCTTGGTATTGCCCTGGTGATGCCGGACACCAGCCCGCGCGGCGAAGACGTGGCGAATGATGCGGCTTACGATTTAGGCCAGGGCGCCGGTTTTTACCTGAATGCGAGCGCCCAGCCGTGGGCGGCGCACTACCGCATGTACGATTATCTGCGTGATGAGCTACCCGCTCTGGTGGCAGAGCACTTCCCGCTGGGTGAGAAGACGGCTATTTGCGGGCACTCAATGGGCGGCCACGGCGCACTGCTGATGGCGCTGAAAAACCCGGGCCGCTTCTGCTCTGTCTCGGCGTTTGCACCCATCGTCAATCCTTCACGCGTGCCCTGGGGCGAGAAAGCGTTCAGTGCTTATCTGGGTGATGATAAGGAAACCTGGAAAGCATGGGACAGCTGCGAACTGCTGTTAAGCGCGCCACAAAATGCCCGCCTGCCGATGCTGATTGACCAGGGCGATGCAGATAATTTTCTGGCTGAGCAACTACAGCCTGCGCGCTTTGCCGAAGCCGCCCGCAGCCGCGACTGGCCGCTGGAACTGCGCATCCAGCACGGCTACGACCACAGTTATTACTTTATCGCGAGCTTTATTGAAGACCACCTGCGCTTCCACGCAGGCTATCTGTTTAAGTAG
- a CDS encoding arginase family protein yields the protein MDIILAPTHLGLRPLHPGHLPGTWRAPEVLMACGLAERLKAINVTTLPTPPYSADAVPGTRIRNGYAIREFNLLLASTVARVQAQAHFPLVIGGDCSVLLGALAGSRQNGAVSLVHIDGHSDFRHPGNDNMQQLPGAVAGMDLALATGRGETLLTQWPGIDGPLVHDSAVVQLGERESRDADYAWPDIAQTAITQIDVFTAHALGPENILSQIYATLNATRQRFWIHFDVDVFDKTVMPAVDSPGSPGIDPLWIEHICTRLLQNLLCCGMSVSVYDPDLDPQHRYATFLVDLLAALFRNRGR from the coding sequence ATGGATATCATCCTTGCACCAACTCACCTGGGCCTGCGCCCGTTACACCCCGGCCATCTTCCCGGCACCTGGCGTGCACCTGAAGTACTGATGGCCTGCGGCCTGGCAGAACGTTTGAAGGCCATTAACGTCACGACCCTCCCCACACCGCCCTATTCGGCAGATGCCGTGCCTGGCACCCGCATACGTAACGGCTACGCCATTAGAGAATTCAATCTACTGCTTGCCAGCACTGTCGCCAGAGTCCAGGCACAGGCCCATTTTCCGCTGGTGATTGGCGGTGATTGTTCGGTTTTACTGGGTGCGCTTGCTGGCTCGCGCCAAAATGGTGCCGTATCGCTGGTGCATATTGACGGCCACAGCGATTTTCGACACCCAGGTAATGACAATATGCAGCAGTTGCCAGGTGCTGTGGCCGGCATGGACCTGGCGCTGGCAACGGGACGCGGGGAAACGCTGCTGACGCAATGGCCCGGCATTGACGGGCCACTGGTGCACGACAGCGCAGTGGTGCAACTGGGAGAGCGGGAATCGCGTGATGCTGATTATGCCTGGCCCGACATTGCCCAAACGGCAATTACCCAAATCGATGTTTTTACCGCACACGCGCTAGGGCCGGAAAACATTCTGAGCCAGATTTACGCGACGCTCAACGCAACCCGGCAGCGATTCTGGATCCATTTTGATGTGGACGTCTTCGATAAAACGGTCATGCCCGCCGTGGACTCTCCCGGCAGCCCGGGCATTGATCCGCTGTGGATTGAACATATCTGTACGCGCTTACTGCAAAATCTGCTGTGCTGCGGTATGAGCGTCAGTGTTTACGATCCCGACCTTGACCCACAGCACCGCTACGCTACTTTTCTCGTAGACCTGCTGGCCGCTCTGTTTCGTAACCGTGGAAGGTAG
- the folE gene encoding GTP cyclohydrolase I FolE, whose amino-acid sequence MSSLSKEAALVHEALVARGLETPLRPPLHELDNETRKSRIAGHMTEIMQLLNLDLNDDSLMETPHRIAKMYVDEIFSGLDYANFPKITIIENKMKVDEMVTVRDITLTSTCEHHFVTIDGKATVAYIPKDGVIGLSKINRIVQFFSSRPQVQERLTQQILIALQTLLGTNNVAVSIDAVHYCVKARGIRDATSATTTTSLGGLFKSSQNTRQEFLRAVRHHS is encoded by the coding sequence ATGTCATCACTCAGTAAAGAAGCAGCCCTGGTTCATGAGGCGCTGGTTGCGCGTGGGCTGGAAACGCCGCTGCGCCCGCCGTTGCACGAGTTGGATAACGAAACCCGTAAAAGCCGTATCGCCGGTCATATGACCGAAATCATGCAGCTGCTTAATCTCGATCTGAACGATGACAGTCTGATGGAGACGCCGCATCGCATTGCCAAAATGTACGTCGATGAAATCTTCTCCGGTCTTGATTACGCCAATTTCCCGAAGATAACCATCATTGAGAACAAGATGAAGGTGGACGAAATGGTCACGGTGCGTGATATCACGCTCACCAGTACCTGTGAACACCACTTTGTCACCATCGACGGCAAGGCCACCGTGGCCTATATCCCGAAAGATGGCGTGATTGGGCTTTCAAAAATCAACCGTATTGTGCAGTTTTTCTCCAGTCGCCCACAGGTACAGGAACGCCTGACGCAGCAGATTCTGATTGCGCTGCAAACCCTGCTTGGCACCAACAATGTGGCGGTCTCTATTGATGCGGTCCATTATTGTGTGAAGGCACGCGGTATTCGGGATGCAACCAGCGCGACCACAACGACGTCGCTGGGCGGGCTGTTTAAGTCAAGCCAGAACACGCGCCAGGAGTTCTTGCGCGCCGTACGTCACCACAGCTAA
- a CDS encoding DUF418 family protein yields the protein MERNVTLDFIRGAAILGILLLNIFAFGLPKAAYLNPAWYGDITSRDAWTWALLDLFAQIKFLTLFALLFGAGLQMLLKRGKRWIQARLSLLVLLGFLHALLLWEGDILLSYGLVGLICWRMVRDAHGIKQLFNTGVLLYLLGVGMLLLLGLIQGDSTSRAWTPDASAIELEQFWRLGGGTAAMQERLTMLSDSLMALGVQYGWQLAGMMLLGAALMRSGWLQGRFSQRHYRQTGWLLVALGMLINLPAIVAQWWLHWDYRWCAFLLQAPRDISAPFQTIGYAALAFGYWPWLARSKIVAAVACVGRMALTNYLLQTVICTTLFWRFGLFMHYDRLALLAFVPAIWAINLLFSVFWLTRFRQGPVEWLWRRLTAKAVS from the coding sequence ATGGAGAGAAATGTCACGCTGGATTTTATTCGCGGCGCCGCCATTCTCGGCATCCTGCTGTTAAATATTTTTGCCTTCGGCTTGCCGAAGGCGGCCTACCTCAATCCCGCCTGGTACGGCGATATCACCTCACGCGACGCCTGGACCTGGGCGCTGCTGGATCTCTTTGCCCAGATTAAATTCCTCACGCTGTTTGCGCTGCTGTTTGGCGCTGGGTTGCAGATGCTGCTCAAGCGCGGCAAACGCTGGATTCAGGCGCGCCTGAGTCTGCTGGTGCTGCTGGGTTTTTTGCATGCACTGCTGTTATGGGAAGGCGATATTCTTTTGTCCTACGGACTGGTAGGGCTGATTTGCTGGCGTATGGTGCGTGACGCGCACGGTATTAAGCAGCTGTTTAATACCGGCGTACTGCTGTATCTGCTGGGTGTTGGCATGCTGCTGCTGCTTGGGCTGATTCAGGGCGACAGCACCAGCCGCGCCTGGACGCCGGATGCCTCGGCTATCGAGCTTGAACAGTTCTGGCGTCTTGGCGGCGGCACGGCAGCGATGCAGGAGCGGCTCACCATGCTTTCCGACAGCCTGATGGCGCTTGGCGTGCAGTACGGCTGGCAGCTTGCGGGTATGATGCTGCTGGGTGCGGCACTGATGCGCAGCGGTTGGTTGCAGGGCCGTTTCAGCCAGCGCCATTACCGCCAGACCGGCTGGCTGCTGGTGGCGCTGGGTATGCTGATTAACCTGCCTGCCATTGTCGCTCAGTGGTGGCTGCACTGGGATTACCGCTGGTGTGCATTTTTGCTTCAGGCGCCGCGTGATATCAGCGCGCCGTTTCAGACCATTGGCTATGCAGCGCTGGCGTTTGGCTACTGGCCGTGGCTCGCGCGCTCAAAAATCGTTGCCGCTGTGGCCTGCGTGGGGCGCATGGCGCTCACCAACTATCTGCTGCAAACCGTTATCTGTACGACGCTGTTCTGGCGCTTTGGGTTGTTTATGCATTACGACCGCCTGGCGCTGCTGGCCTTTGTGCCGGCGATCTGGGCCATCAATCTTCTCTTCTCCGTGTTCTGGCTTACCCGTTTTCGTCAGGGGCCAGTGGAATGGCTGTGGCGTCGCCTGACTGCCAAAGCCGTTTCGTGA
- the galS gene encoding HTH-type transcriptional regulator GalS encodes MITIRDVARLAGVSVATVSRVLNHSSLVSDKAREGVMHAVTQLGYHPNANAQALATQVSDTVGVVVMDVSDPFFGALVKAVDGVARAHGKYVLIGNSYHRAQEERHAIEVLIRQRCSALIVHAKALSDKELGAFLDQVPGMVLINRVVTGYEPRCVGLDNVSGAQLATRTLLAAGHRSIGYLASSHGIEDDALRREGWRRALLEHGITTNEGWIAGGTPDMQGGEEAMVELLGRNQRLDAVFAYNDSMAAGALAALKDNGIAVPQQLSLAGFDDMPMARYTDPQLTTVRYPIISMAKLATELALNGAQGISDPAQSHVFMPTLVRRHSVMQR; translated from the coding sequence ATGATTACGATCCGTGATGTGGCGCGGCTGGCGGGCGTGTCGGTCGCGACCGTCTCAAGGGTGCTTAATCACAGCAGCCTCGTCAGTGACAAGGCGCGCGAAGGCGTGATGCACGCGGTCACACAGCTTGGCTACCATCCGAATGCCAACGCTCAGGCGCTGGCCACTCAGGTGAGCGACACCGTCGGCGTGGTGGTGATGGATGTCTCCGATCCGTTTTTTGGTGCGCTGGTTAAGGCGGTGGACGGCGTGGCGCGCGCCCACGGCAAATATGTGCTGATTGGCAATAGCTACCATCGCGCGCAAGAGGAGCGCCACGCGATAGAGGTGCTGATTCGCCAGCGCTGTAGTGCATTGATTGTGCACGCCAAAGCGCTGAGCGATAAAGAACTGGGCGCGTTTCTCGACCAGGTGCCGGGCATGGTACTGATTAACCGCGTGGTAACCGGTTACGAGCCGCGCTGCGTTGGGCTGGATAATGTCAGCGGCGCGCAGCTTGCCACCCGCACGCTGCTGGCAGCAGGCCACCGCAGTATTGGCTATCTTGCCTCTTCCCATGGCATTGAAGACGATGCTTTACGCCGGGAAGGCTGGCGGCGGGCGCTGCTGGAGCACGGCATTACGACAAACGAGGGCTGGATTGCTGGCGGCACACCGGATATGCAGGGCGGTGAGGAGGCGATGGTGGAGTTGCTTGGACGCAACCAGCGGCTTGATGCGGTGTTTGCCTACAACGACAGCATGGCGGCCGGGGCGCTTGCGGCGCTCAAGGACAACGGTATTGCCGTACCGCAACAGCTGTCACTGGCGGGCTTTGATGATATGCCGATGGCGCGTTACACCGATCCGCAGCTAACCACCGTACGTTACCCCATTATCTCTATGGCAAAACTTGCCACCGAGCTTGCGCTCAATGGCGCTCAGGGCATTAGCGACCCTGCGCAGAGTCACGTTTTTATGCCAACGTTGGTGCGTCGCCATTCGGTGATGCAGCGCTAA
- the mglB gene encoding galactose/glucose ABC transporter substrate-binding protein MglB — protein MNKKVLALSAALSCVLFGANAHAADTRIGVTIYKYDDNFMSVVRKAIEKEGKSAPDVQLLMNDSQNDQSKQNDQIDVLLAKGVKALAVNLVDPAAAGTVIDKARGQSVPVVFFNKEPSRKALDGYDKAYYVGTDSKESGIIQGELIAKHWKANPAWDLNKDGKVQFVLLKGEPGHPDAEARTTYVIKTLNEKGIETQQLALDTAMWDTAQAKDKMDAWLSGPNANKIEVIIANNDAMAMGAVEALKAHNKSSLPVFGVDALPEALALVKSGAMAGTVLNDANNQAKATFELAKNLAEGKGAADGTDWKIENKVVRVPYVGVDKDNLAQFLGK, from the coding sequence ATGAATAAGAAGGTTTTAGCCCTGTCCGCCGCACTTTCCTGCGTGCTGTTCGGCGCAAATGCCCACGCTGCCGACACCCGTATCGGCGTTACTATCTATAAATACGACGACAACTTTATGTCTGTTGTACGCAAGGCGATTGAGAAAGAAGGTAAAAGCGCGCCAGACGTGCAGCTGCTAATGAATGACTCCCAGAATGACCAGTCCAAACAGAACGATCAGATTGACGTGCTGCTGGCCAAGGGCGTGAAAGCACTGGCGGTGAACCTGGTGGATCCCGCGGCGGCGGGTACGGTAATTGATAAGGCGCGCGGCCAGAGCGTGCCGGTGGTGTTCTTTAATAAAGAGCCATCACGCAAAGCGCTGGACGGCTATGACAAGGCGTATTACGTCGGCACCGATTCCAAAGAATCCGGCATCATCCAGGGCGAACTGATTGCTAAACACTGGAAAGCCAATCCGGCCTGGGATCTCAACAAAGACGGCAAAGTTCAGTTTGTGTTGCTCAAAGGCGAACCCGGTCACCCGGATGCGGAAGCGCGCACCACTTATGTTATCAAGACTCTGAACGAGAAAGGCATTGAGACCCAGCAACTGGCGCTCGATACCGCAATGTGGGACACCGCCCAGGCAAAAGACAAGATGGATGCGTGGCTCTCCGGCCCGAACGCTAACAAAATTGAAGTGATCATCGCCAACAACGACGCCATGGCAATGGGTGCGGTGGAAGCGCTCAAGGCGCACAACAAGTCATCACTGCCGGTGTTTGGCGTGGATGCGCTGCCGGAAGCGCTGGCACTGGTGAAATCTGGCGCAATGGCCGGTACGGTACTTAACGATGCCAACAACCAGGCAAAAGCGACCTTTGAGCTTGCGAAAAACCTGGCAGAAGGCAAGGGCGCAGCCGACGGCACTGACTGGAAGATTGAAAACAAAGTGGTGCGCGTGCCTTACGTGGGTGTTGATAAAGACAATCTGGCGCAGTTCCTCGGTAAATAA
- the mglA gene encoding galactose/methyl galactoside ABC transporter ATP-binding protein MglA, which produces MVSNNASASLEYLLEMTGINKSFPGVKALDNVNLRVRPHSIHALMGENGAGKSTLLKCLFGIYKKDAGRILFQGKEIDFNSAKEALENGISMVHQELNLVLQRSVMDNMWLGRYPRKGMFVDQDKMYRDTKAIFDELDIDIDPRARVGTLSVSQMQMIEIAKAFSYDAKIVIMDEPTSSLTEKEVKHLFSIIRKLKARGCGIVYISHKMEEIFELCDEITVLRDGQWIATQPLDGLDMDKIIAMMVGRSLNQRFPERSNTPGETILEVRHLTSLRQPSIRDISFDLRKGEILGIAGLVGAKRTDIVETLFGIREKSGGTIKLHGKAINNHSANEAINHGFALVTEERRATGIYAYLDIGFNSLISNIHKYKNRIGLLDNGRMKSDTQWVIDAMRVKTPGHQTQIGSLSGGNQQKVIIGRWLLTQPEILMLDEPTRGIDVGAKFEIYQLIAELAKREKGIIIISSEMPELLGITDRILVMSNGQVAGILDTKTATQNEILRLASLHL; this is translated from the coding sequence ATGGTCAGCAATAACGCATCCGCATCGCTGGAATACCTGCTGGAAATGACGGGCATTAATAAGTCATTTCCCGGCGTTAAGGCACTGGATAACGTCAATTTACGCGTGCGCCCGCACTCCATTCACGCGCTGATGGGAGAAAACGGGGCAGGGAAATCGACGCTACTTAAATGCCTGTTCGGTATTTATAAAAAAGATGCCGGACGTATTTTATTTCAGGGTAAAGAGATTGATTTCAACAGTGCCAAAGAAGCGCTGGAAAACGGTATTTCAATGGTGCACCAGGAGCTGAACCTGGTATTACAGCGCTCGGTGATGGATAACATGTGGCTTGGGCGCTATCCGCGCAAAGGCATGTTTGTTGACCAGGACAAAATGTATCGCGATACCAAAGCGATATTCGACGAACTGGATATTGATATCGATCCGCGCGCCCGCGTTGGCACGTTATCTGTCTCCCAGATGCAGATGATTGAAATTGCCAAAGCGTTTTCGTACGACGCCAAAATTGTAATTATGGACGAGCCGACCTCTTCGTTAACCGAAAAAGAGGTAAAGCACCTGTTCAGTATTATCCGCAAGCTTAAAGCGCGCGGCTGCGGCATTGTTTATATCTCCCACAAAATGGAAGAAATCTTCGAGCTGTGTGATGAAATCACGGTGCTGCGCGACGGCCAGTGGATTGCCACCCAGCCGCTTGATGGGCTGGATATGGACAAAATCATCGCCATGATGGTCGGGCGCTCGCTCAACCAGCGTTTCCCGGAGCGCAGCAACACGCCCGGCGAAACCATTCTTGAAGTGCGCCACCTGACCTCGCTGCGTCAGCCGTCGATTCGCGATATCTCATTTGATTTACGCAAAGGCGAAATTTTGGGTATTGCCGGGCTGGTCGGGGCGAAGCGAACCGATATTGTTGAAACCCTGTTTGGTATCCGCGAGAAATCCGGCGGCACCATTAAACTGCACGGCAAGGCAATTAATAACCACAGCGCCAACGAAGCGATTAACCACGGTTTTGCGCTGGTGACCGAAGAGCGGCGCGCCACCGGCATTTACGCCTATCTGGATATCGGTTTTAACTCGCTGATTTCCAACATTCACAAATATAAAAACCGCATTGGCCTGCTCGATAACGGGCGCATGAAAAGCGACACCCAGTGGGTGATTGACGCCATGCGTGTAAAAACCCCCGGTCACCAGACGCAAATTGGTTCGCTGTCTGGCGGCAATCAGCAAAAGGTGATTATCGGGCGCTGGCTGCTGACTCAGCCGGAAATTCTGATGCTTGACGAACCTACCCGCGGCATTGACGTGGGCGCGAAGTTTGAGATTTACCAGCTTATCGCCGAACTGGCTAAGCGTGAGAAGGGCATCATTATCATCTCCTCGGAAATGCCGGAACTGCTGGGTATTACCGACCGAATTCTGGTGATGAGTAATGGTCAGGTGGCGGGTATCCTGGATACCAAAACCGCCACACAAAATGAAATTTTACGTCTTGCATCTTTGCACCTTTAA